A genomic stretch from Acetobacter ascendens includes:
- a CDS encoding NUDIX hydrolase yields the protein MPSSPRTIYLATALLISPAKSILLVRKHGTRFFMQPGGKRETGETPEQTLERELQEELSLTVSVSAQNHIGRFLAPAANEPDHIIEAELFQLPIQTEMASPAAEIEQIIWINPFNLPDDLPLAPFTKDTVIPLEHNPISLVHIQRR from the coding sequence ATGCCTTCTTCTCCGCGGACCATATATCTTGCGACTGCCCTGCTGATTTCCCCCGCCAAGAGCATTCTCTTAGTTCGAAAACACGGAACGCGCTTTTTTATGCAGCCCGGGGGCAAGCGCGAAACAGGTGAAACACCAGAACAAACACTGGAGCGCGAATTGCAGGAGGAACTGTCACTGACCGTTTCTGTTTCTGCACAAAACCATATAGGCCGCTTTCTTGCTCCAGCAGCCAATGAACCCGACCACATTATTGAGGCTGAGTTGTTTCAGCTACCTATTCAGACAGAAATGGCTTCACCCGCGGCTGAGATTGAGCAAATTATATGGATTAACCCTTTCAATCTTCCAGATGATCTGCCTTTGGCGCCGTTTACAAAAGACACCGTTATTCCGCTAGAGCATAATCCGATCAGTCTGGTTCATATCCAGCGGCGGTGA
- a CDS encoding IS630 family transposase (programmed frameshift), with protein MTRALSADLRRRTIAAVASGMTRRAAAVRFGVSSSSVIRWVAEWQASGRDHALKQGGDRRSHRIEAWSTFLLAAIETKADISLVELAETLAAEHGVRFAPSTIWRCLDRHDMTISKKTAHASEQTRPDVAQQREAWFDSQPDLDPTRLIFIDETAVSTKMARLRGRSQRGTRCRMSVPHGHWKTTTFIGGLRLSGMTAPMMLDGPMTGEWFAAYTRKVLVPTLSPGDVVILDNLSAHKGAVAREAVEAVGARLLFLPPYSPDFNPIENIFAKMKAWIRRVAPRTLDALQNTVCGAIDDISHRQAAACFTAAGYEPD; from the exons ATGACCCGAGCCCTGTCTGCTGACCTTCGCCGCCGCACGATTGCGGCTGTTGCCTCTGGCATGACCCGTCGTGCGGCGGCGGTTCGTTTTGGTGTGTCTTCGTCGAGCGTTATCCGCTGGGTTGCTGAGTGGCAGGCCAGCGGTCGTGACCATGCGCTTAAACAGGGCGGCGATCGCCGTTCTCACCGGATTGAAGCGTGGTCAACCTTCCTGCTGGCCGCGATTGAAACAAAGGCCGATATTTCCCTTGTCGAACTGGCGGAGACACTTGCAGCGGAACACGGTGTCCGCTTTGCGCCGAGCACGATCTGGCGCTGTCTCGACCGTCACGACATGACCAT ATCAAAAAAAACGGCGCACGCCAGCGAGCAGACACGGCCCGACGTCGCACAGCAGCGCGAGGCCTGGTTTGACAGCCAGCCTGACCTTGATCCGACCCGTCTGATCTTCATCGACGAAACAGCCGTCTCAACGAAGATGGCTCGCCTGCGGGGGCGGTCACAACGGGGCACGCGCTGTCGGATGTCCGTGCCCCACGGGCACTGGAAAACCACGACGTTCATCGGCGGACTGCGCCTCTCCGGCATGACAGCACCGATGATGCTGGACGGCCCAATGACCGGCGAATGGTTTGCCGCCTATACCCGCAAGGTGCTCGTTCCAACCCTGTCGCCGGGAGACGTCGTCATTCTGGACAATCTGTCCGCCCATAAAGGAGCCGTTGCCCGCGAGGCTGTGGAGGCAGTCGGCGCCAGGTTGTTGTTCCTGCCGCCCTACAGTCCTGATTTCAACCCGATCGAAAACATCTTCGCCAAAATGAAGGCGTGGATCAGACGGGTGGCACCGCGAACCCTCGACGCTCTTCAAAATACCGTCTGTGGAGCAATTGACGATATCTCTCATCGCCAGGCCGCCGCGTGCTTCACCGCCGCTGGATATGAACCAGACTGA
- a CDS encoding LysR substrate-binding domain-containing protein encodes MFLRQLSYLIALDKYRHFSRAAEHCGVSQPALSAGIRQLESELGITIINRNRRFNGLTEEGQRVLAWARQTVSDLSNLRQEAAFAQDVAGGSIAIGIMPPTMQVIPLLIESLRAAIPALHVSITVCSSAEILHQLREHQIQLGLMYLDLIPSEGPFDTHALYQEQHVLAAGEGITLPHTRHCSWETIGQLPLGLLNSQMRSRQFIDAAFREAGVKPYIMLETNALELLHTEVLASRLATILPVAALPERSGILQTRLLGSGLIARTRRLRRGRLRRRRRSGICHSVLRPVSSP; translated from the coding sequence ATGTTTTTACGCCAGCTTTCTTATTTGATTGCCCTAGACAAATATCGCCATTTTTCACGTGCGGCAGAACATTGCGGTGTTTCTCAACCCGCTCTTTCTGCCGGGATACGCCAGCTAGAAAGTGAGCTGGGAATTACCATTATAAACCGTAACAGGCGTTTTAATGGGCTGACGGAAGAAGGCCAACGTGTTCTGGCATGGGCACGCCAAACGGTTTCTGACTTGAGTAATTTGCGCCAAGAAGCCGCCTTTGCTCAGGATGTTGCCGGGGGTTCCATTGCTATCGGTATTATGCCCCCTACCATGCAGGTCATACCATTACTGATAGAGAGCCTAAGGGCCGCCATCCCGGCTTTGCATGTAAGTATCACTGTTTGTTCCAGTGCTGAAATCTTACATCAACTCAGAGAACATCAGATCCAGCTTGGTCTCATGTATCTGGATCTGATCCCCTCAGAAGGGCCTTTTGATACGCATGCCCTCTATCAAGAACAACACGTATTGGCTGCTGGCGAAGGTATAACACTCCCTCACACGCGCCATTGTTCATGGGAAACCATCGGTCAGTTGCCTTTGGGGCTCCTTAACTCGCAAATGCGTAGTCGGCAGTTTATAGATGCAGCGTTTCGTGAAGCCGGCGTAAAACCGTACATCATGCTAGAAACAAATGCTTTGGAACTTCTGCACACAGAAGTGCTTGCCAGTCGCCTTGCAACCATCCTGCCGGTAGCCGCCCTTCCTGAACGCAGCGGTATATTACAGACACGTTTGCTAGGCTCAGGACTCATAGCCAGAACAAGACGGTTGCGGCGAGGCAGACTGCGGAGAAGAAGACGGTCGGGCATCTGTCATAGCGTGTTGCGACCCGTCTCCAGTCCTTGA
- a CDS encoding IS5 family transposase (programmed frameshift) yields the protein MSDLYWLTEEQMDRLRPFFPKSHGKPRVDDRRVLSGIIFVNRNGLRWRDAPREYGPHKTLYNRWKRWSAMGIFIRMMEGLATGKAEPQTIMIDATYLKAHRTASSLRFKKGGPGRLIGRTKGGMNTKLHAVTDRNGRPLNFFMTAGQISDYTGAAALLDSLPSAEWMLADRGYDADWFREALEEKGIKPCIPGRKSRAKPVKYDKRKYKRRNRIEIMFGRLKDWRRVATRYDRCPTVFFSAVCLAATVLFWL from the exons ATGAGTGACCTGTATTGGCTGACCGAGGAACAGATGGATCGTCTGCGGCCCTTTTTCCCGAAGAGCCATGGCAAACCTCGCGTTGATGACCGTCGTGTGTTGAGTGGGATCATTTTCGTGAACAGAAATGGTCTGCGCTGGCGTGATGCCCCCCGGGAATACGGTCCACACAAGACGCTCTACAACCGCTGGAAGCGCTGGAGTGCTATGGGGATCTTCATCCGCATGATGGAGGGATTGGCTACTGGCAAGGCAGAGCCTCAGACAATCATGATTGATGCGACCTATCTCAAGGCCCATCGCACGGCTTCGAGCCTGCGGT TTAAAAAAGGGGGCCCAGGCCGTTTGATCGGGCGGACCAAAGGCGGGATGAATACGAAGCTGCATGCTGTCACTGACCGGAACGGACGTCCGCTCAACTTCTTCATGACAGCAGGTCAGATCAGTGATTATACTGGTGCCGCTGCCCTTCTGGACAGTCTCCCATCAGCCGAATGGATGCTGGCAGACCGGGGCTACGACGCTGACTGGTTCAGAGAGGCCCTGGAGGAGAAAGGGATCAAACCCTGTATTCCTGGTCGAAAATCTCGCGCAAAACCGGTCAAATACGACAAACGGAAATACAAAAGACGCAACCGTATCGAGATCATGTTCGGCAGGCTCAAGGACTGGAGACGGGTCGCAACACGCTATGACAGATGCCCGACCGTCTTCTTCTCCGCAGTCTGCCTCGCCGCAACCGTCTTGTTCTGGCTATGA
- a CDS encoding FUSC family protein — MFLPVLLGPANQGRFDEQSFFNTILAFLGAVLFARWTFLIIFPFRLDSHMRRTRRWIEKSLNHLARTGDRTLPHIWLSRNAESLVRIINTSKSLPQEKTEHYIQEQILYMVKGLYLIFLRDTLKDKTLPEALKTELKKILRIWASGSPVRMQQTQDFLNRLKQEDFPPSTPAQALMEKICTYLHVLAAPMK, encoded by the coding sequence ATGTTCCTGCCTGTGCTGCTTGGCCCTGCCAATCAGGGCCGATTTGATGAGCAATCTTTTTTCAACACCATTCTGGCGTTTCTGGGGGCTGTATTGTTCGCCCGGTGGACTTTTCTCATTATCTTTCCCTTCCGGCTTGATTCTCACATGCGCCGCACACGCAGATGGATAGAAAAAAGCCTTAATCACCTAGCCCGTACAGGTGATAGAACCCTGCCCCATATCTGGCTTTCCAGAAATGCCGAAAGCCTTGTAAGAATTATCAACACCTCCAAGTCTCTCCCTCAGGAAAAAACGGAGCATTACATTCAAGAACAGATCTTATACATGGTGAAAGGCCTGTATCTGATCTTTCTGCGGGATACTTTGAAAGATAAAACACTTCCCGAGGCTTTAAAAACCGAACTCAAAAAAATCCTTCGGATCTGGGCATCCGGTAGCCCTGTGCGCATGCAACAAACTCAGGATTTTCTAAACAGACTGAAGCAGGAAGATTTCCCACCTTCTACTCCAGCCCAAGCGCTCATGGAAAAAATATGCACATATCTGCATGTTCTGGCTGCCCCCATGAAATAA
- a CDS encoding alpha/beta fold hydrolase → MIAVWAMVLHLSYLPMRVSRYGRYGCALLVVCLSLTGCSMKLPDPPKPSPRFAAAARLVPPDRIFTLADGVVLPARVWKAQGQPRGILLALHGFNDSRDAWEQPAPFFARQGITVVAPDQRGFGEAPKRGEWAGAERMVQDVREEIAILQQENPQIPLYLTGESMGGAILMLLMSKSDAPSVAGTLLLAPAVWNLGLGADIPLDVLATLFPHHLVTGRELPVHVVASDNPAALLRLYFDPLTLRATQLEALRGLVSLMRQAAAVAPQMKGPLLCVYGDKDQLVPSKAMAKVWETLPKSTRLDLISGGHHLLLRDKNGKQVMQDMLSWITQPDSFLPSGGDVAASTWQAQNPVKSEGKWFPASWFDGLAR, encoded by the coding sequence ATGATAGCTGTCTGGGCTATGGTTTTGCACCTTTCTTATCTTCCCATGCGCGTGAGCAGATATGGACGATACGGTTGCGCGTTATTGGTTGTGTGTTTGAGTTTGACAGGATGCAGTATGAAACTTCCTGATCCCCCAAAGCCTTCACCACGTTTTGCTGCAGCTGCTCGGCTGGTTCCGCCTGATCGCATCTTTACGCTAGCGGATGGGGTGGTGCTTCCAGCACGCGTATGGAAGGCACAAGGGCAGCCTCGGGGCATATTGTTGGCGCTGCACGGGTTTAACGATAGCCGTGATGCGTGGGAGCAACCTGCGCCATTTTTTGCCAGACAAGGCATAACGGTGGTGGCGCCTGATCAACGCGGTTTTGGAGAAGCCCCAAAGCGTGGAGAATGGGCGGGTGCAGAGCGTATGGTGCAGGATGTGCGTGAAGAAATAGCTATTCTTCAGCAAGAAAATCCCCAGATACCGCTTTATCTGACTGGGGAAAGTATGGGGGGCGCTATTCTCATGCTTCTCATGTCTAAGTCAGATGCTCCATCTGTTGCAGGCACGTTGCTGTTAGCGCCTGCTGTGTGGAATCTGGGGCTTGGAGCAGATATTCCGCTGGATGTTCTGGCAACGCTTTTCCCACACCACTTGGTTACAGGGCGGGAACTGCCCGTGCATGTGGTGGCAAGTGATAATCCGGCAGCCCTTTTGCGCCTGTATTTTGATCCACTTACTTTGAGAGCTACCCAGCTAGAGGCCTTACGCGGGTTGGTGAGCTTGATGAGGCAGGCCGCTGCCGTGGCGCCGCAGATGAAAGGGCCACTGCTTTGTGTATATGGGGATAAAGATCAACTTGTGCCCTCCAAAGCGATGGCCAAAGTATGGGAAACCCTGCCCAAAAGCACGCGGTTGGATCTGATTTCCGGCGGCCACCATTTGCTGCTGCGTGATAAAAATGGCAAACAGGTGATGCAGGACATGCTAAGCTGGATCACGCAACCAGACAGTTTTTTGCCATCAGGTGGAGATGTTGCGGCCAGCACATGGCAGGCACAAAACCCGGTAAAGTCGGAGGGAAAGTGGTTTCCGGCCTCATGGTTCGATGGTTTGGCGCGTTAA
- a CDS encoding zinc-finger domain-containing protein: MLIQPANPVPHPKLGHVETIMVDKRKIACDGGLGALGHPRVWLKIGGHQTVCPYCSRLFVLQPDAEAPAEH; the protein is encoded by the coding sequence ATGTTGATACAGCCTGCCAACCCTGTGCCGCATCCCAAACTAGGGCATGTTGAAACCATTATGGTGGACAAACGCAAAATTGCCTGCGATGGCGGCTTGGGCGCGCTTGGGCACCCGCGCGTATGGCTGAAAATTGGCGGGCATCAAACCGTATGCCCCTATTGTTCACGCCTGTTTGTACTACAACCAGATGCCGAAGCCCCAGCAGAACACTAA
- a CDS encoding protein-disulfide reductase DsbD family protein translates to MSLPVMPFSRLTAFSLPSAPASMQTKGNGRGLVGWLTLPVAILAAALVYSHPSAAAESSQVKTGHSIASLITASDTVGANSPLHIALRLQLQNGWHTYWQNPGDAGDPPAITINADGALQGSTQTIQWPVPQRIRDSSLMSYAYTGDVILPLELPLQSADQKSDKVNIMAHASWLVCEHVCVPEEADLALTLDKGPPAPSAQATLFEQTSQRTAVPSPYAATFSSNGILQLTGKDLSPSSVSDAWFMPEQQGKIAEAAEQKTIIRNGSVTLHLKPTTNFSALRSLSGIVVLKDKAGTERALQIHASLGTLTDPAENTLAASAGFVQQMLFAFIGGLILNLMPCVFPILAMKALAITRLGHAARREQILSAACYAVGVIGSFTLLGATMMAARLTGSAAGWGFQFQSPLFVGMICWLLFAMALNLLGVFAFSAVSLNSSPHTRHHLWNDILTGVLAVVVASPCTAPFMGVAIAGALSGPPIAGLTIFAALGLGLALPYLLIATFPSCARILPRPGAWMVYLRQFLAFPLLASCVWLLWVATLEGGASIVVLLGSGMVLLGLAAWVYGLAQTHQNTLSDRKRFALHGLALLALLGALSLLPVLRQQAAAPSSAQGMTLPEGVEAFSTARLQTLHASGKGVFVDMTAAWCITCLVNERVALDVPEVREAFKTQNVSLLRGDWTAHDAAITAFLRQHGRDGVPFYLFIPANGAPITLPQVLTPGLVIKTISSTR, encoded by the coding sequence ATGAGTTTGCCTGTTATGCCCTTTTCGCGTCTTACTGCCTTTAGCCTGCCTTCTGCTCCTGCCTCGATGCAGACAAAAGGCAACGGGCGTGGCCTTGTAGGCTGGTTGACTCTTCCTGTTGCCATTTTGGCAGCAGCGCTTGTTTATTCACATCCTTCAGCCGCAGCAGAAAGTTCTCAGGTTAAAACCGGCCATAGCATTGCAAGCCTGATAACCGCGTCTGATACAGTTGGCGCTAATAGCCCCTTACACATTGCTTTGCGGCTACAACTTCAGAATGGTTGGCACACATACTGGCAAAATCCGGGAGATGCGGGAGACCCTCCAGCTATCACCATCAATGCTGATGGCGCGTTGCAAGGCAGCACGCAAACCATCCAATGGCCGGTTCCGCAACGCATCCGCGATTCTTCACTTATGTCTTACGCCTATACTGGCGATGTAATCCTGCCTCTGGAACTTCCTCTTCAATCAGCAGATCAGAAATCAGACAAGGTCAACATCATGGCGCATGCAAGCTGGTTGGTGTGTGAGCATGTATGTGTGCCCGAAGAAGCTGATCTTGCGCTCACATTGGATAAAGGCCCACCTGCACCTTCTGCTCAAGCCACTTTGTTTGAGCAAACATCGCAGCGCACCGCTGTGCCTTCACCTTACGCAGCAACTTTTTCCTCTAACGGCATTTTACAGCTAACTGGCAAAGATCTCAGTCCTTCATCCGTATCCGATGCGTGGTTTATGCCGGAACAACAAGGAAAGATTGCCGAAGCCGCTGAGCAAAAAACCATCATCCGCAATGGCTCTGTAACGCTGCATCTTAAGCCGACTACAAACTTTTCTGCCCTGCGATCTTTATCTGGAATTGTGGTTTTAAAGGATAAAGCCGGCACAGAACGCGCCCTACAAATTCATGCCAGCCTTGGCACACTTACCGATCCAGCAGAAAATACACTCGCTGCTTCTGCCGGATTTGTGCAGCAAATGCTGTTTGCCTTTATTGGCGGCCTTATCCTAAACCTGATGCCCTGTGTATTTCCGATCTTGGCCATGAAAGCTCTGGCAATCACCCGGCTCGGACATGCGGCAAGACGAGAACAAATTCTTAGCGCAGCATGTTATGCAGTTGGGGTTATCGGCAGCTTTACTCTATTGGGCGCCACCATGATGGCGGCTCGTCTAACAGGTTCTGCCGCAGGCTGGGGCTTCCAGTTTCAGTCCCCTCTTTTTGTGGGAATGATCTGCTGGTTGCTTTTTGCCATGGCCCTGAACCTTCTGGGCGTATTTGCTTTCTCTGCCGTATCTCTCAATAGCTCACCTCATACACGCCACCACTTGTGGAACGATATTTTAACAGGTGTACTTGCTGTTGTTGTGGCCTCCCCCTGCACAGCCCCTTTTATGGGCGTGGCTATTGCTGGGGCTCTGTCTGGCCCTCCTATTGCTGGGCTTACCATATTTGCAGCACTCGGGTTGGGTTTAGCCCTGCCCTACCTGCTGATTGCAACATTCCCTTCCTGTGCCAGAATTCTGCCGCGCCCCGGCGCATGGATGGTCTATTTGCGCCAGTTTCTGGCATTTCCCCTACTGGCATCCTGCGTATGGTTGTTATGGGTTGCCACGCTGGAAGGTGGCGCTTCCATAGTTGTCTTGCTTGGATCTGGCATGGTGCTTTTGGGGTTGGCCGCATGGGTGTATGGTCTGGCCCAGACACATCAGAACACATTATCTGATCGCAAACGCTTTGCCTTGCACGGTTTGGCATTATTGGCATTACTTGGGGCACTTTCTCTCCTGCCCGTATTACGCCAACAAGCAGCAGCTCCATCTTCTGCCCAAGGTATGACCTTGCCCGAAGGCGTAGAAGCTTTTTCCACCGCGCGTCTACAAACCCTACATGCCAGCGGCAAAGGCGTGTTTGTAGATATGACAGCCGCATGGTGCATTACCTGCTTGGTAAACGAACGCGTGGCGTTAGATGTGCCGGAGGTGCGCGAGGCCTTTAAAACCCAGAACGTCAGCCTGCTGCGTGGAGATTGGACAGCGCACGATGCCGCCATTACGGCCTTCCTACGCCAACATGGGCGCGATGGTGTACCTTTTTACCTGTTCATTCCGGCTAACGGAGCGCCCATAACGCTGCCACAGGTGCTCACACCGGGGTTGGTTATTAAAACCATCAGTTCCACACGTTAA
- a CDS encoding DMT family transporter: protein MVSKPSLYLAIAIVSEVIGTSLLTASHGFARWGYAVASLAAYGCAFYFLSIPLKTIPTGIVYAIWSGVGIVLVSGIGALFFKQMLDTPALIGIGLIMVGVLVINLFSGSIQH from the coding sequence ATGGTTTCCAAACCCTCCTTATACTTGGCGATTGCCATTGTATCTGAAGTTATCGGCACATCCTTGCTCACAGCCTCGCACGGGTTTGCACGTTGGGGTTATGCTGTTGCCAGTCTGGCTGCGTATGGGTGTGCTTTCTATTTTCTATCCATCCCTCTCAAAACCATTCCAACGGGCATTGTTTATGCCATCTGGAGTGGGGTAGGTATTGTGCTGGTTTCTGGCATTGGTGCGTTGTTTTTCAAACAAATGCTAGATACACCAGCCCTTATTGGTATTGGCCTAATTATGGTTGGGGTGCTGGTTATCAATCTGTTTTCAGGTTCCATACAACATTAA
- the serS gene encoding serine--tRNA ligase: MHDIRALRADPAAFDADLARRGVEPVSAKLLAWDGERRQAQTVLQEKQGRRKALAREIGTLKRNGGDSSDLEAEGLALRAEMEALEEQVNVLGRESTALLANLPNRLDATVPEGPDESANVVQHEWGAKPAFTFTPKQHFELGETLKQMDFATAAKLSGSRFVVLRGGIARLARALGQFMLDLHVTEHGYTETQVPVMVNDDAMYGTDKLPKFADQSFRTEDGRWLIPTAEVPLTASVSGDILEASALPLRMTALSQCFRSEAGAAGRDVRGMLRQHQFEKVEMVSVTTPEESDAEHERMTRCAEKVLEKLNIPYRRVLLCAGDTGFGAAKTFDLEAWLPGQGAWREISSCSNTRDFQGRRMNARYRPQAGAAPVFVHTLNGSGLAVGRTLIAVMENYQNEDGSVSVPDVLHPYMGGVEKIS, translated from the coding sequence ATGCATGATATTCGCGCCCTGCGGGCTGATCCCGCTGCTTTTGATGCCGATCTTGCCCGCCGTGGGGTGGAGCCTGTTTCTGCCAAATTGCTGGCATGGGATGGAGAACGCCGCCAGGCCCAGACCGTGTTGCAGGAAAAGCAGGGGCGTCGCAAAGCACTGGCGCGTGAAATTGGAACCCTGAAGCGGAATGGTGGTGATAGCAGTGATCTGGAAGCCGAAGGCTTGGCCTTGCGCGCAGAAATGGAAGCGCTGGAAGAACAGGTGAATGTGCTGGGGCGTGAAAGCACAGCACTTTTGGCCAATCTGCCAAACCGTTTGGATGCTACCGTGCCTGAAGGCCCGGATGAAAGCGCAAACGTGGTGCAGCATGAATGGGGGGCAAAGCCTGCCTTTACGTTTACACCCAAGCAGCATTTTGAGCTGGGTGAAACGCTGAAGCAGATGGATTTTGCAACAGCAGCCAAGCTTTCTGGTTCACGTTTTGTAGTGCTCCGTGGTGGTATCGCGCGTCTGGCACGTGCACTGGGCCAGTTTATGCTGGATCTGCATGTTACCGAACATGGTTATACGGAAACTCAAGTGCCTGTCATGGTGAATGATGATGCCATGTACGGAACAGACAAGCTGCCAAAATTTGCAGATCAATCTTTCCGCACGGAAGATGGCCGCTGGCTTATTCCCACAGCAGAAGTGCCGCTTACAGCTTCTGTTTCTGGCGATATTCTGGAAGCATCGGCACTGCCATTGCGTATGACAGCACTGAGCCAGTGTTTCCGAAGCGAGGCAGGGGCTGCTGGGCGAGATGTGCGTGGAATGCTCCGCCAGCATCAGTTTGAAAAAGTGGAAATGGTTTCCGTAACCACGCCAGAAGAAAGCGATGCCGAGCATGAGCGCATGACGCGCTGTGCAGAAAAGGTGCTGGAAAAGCTAAATATTCCTTACCGCCGTGTGCTGCTATGCGCAGGGGATACCGGGTTTGGCGCAGCTAAAACCTTTGATCTGGAAGCATGGCTGCCGGGGCAGGGGGCTTGGCGGGAAATTTCTTCGTGCTCCAATACACGGGATTTTCAGGGCCGTCGCATGAATGCCCGTTATCGTCCGCAGGCGGGTGCTGCACCTGTTTTTGTGCATACGCTGAATGGTTCTGGCCTTGCTGTAGGCCGCACCCTTATTGCGGTGATGGAAAACTATCAGAACGAAGATGGCTCTGTTAGCGTGCCGGATGTTCTGCACCCATATATGGGGGGCGTTGAAAAAATCAGCTAA
- the tatC gene encoding twin-arginine translocase subunit TatC — MNENETVGEDPIHDQPMPLIEHLLELRRRLLWAGAAFILCFALCYHYAGDIYLFLARPLGEIMRQQGEQPHLIYTALYEAFFTYIRVAFFGAAFLSFPVVAMQAWIFIAPGLYRSEKRAFAPFLIATPILFLVGASLAYYFIFPIAWRFFLSFQTAGAGHDGVQIELQAKVSEYLSLVMKLIMAFGVAFELPVVLTLLARVGIVTADMLRRFRRYAIVGAFVIAAILMPPDVITQIGLAVPLVLLYEISIICARLVEPKWKASQAEDTSNTQQEVP; from the coding sequence ATGAACGAAAACGAAACCGTGGGGGAAGATCCTATTCACGATCAGCCAATGCCGTTGATCGAACATCTGCTGGAATTGCGTCGTCGTTTATTGTGGGCAGGTGCGGCTTTTATTCTGTGTTTTGCGCTGTGTTACCACTACGCAGGTGATATCTATCTGTTTCTGGCGCGCCCGTTGGGTGAAATTATGCGCCAGCAGGGTGAACAGCCGCATCTCATTTACACTGCTCTGTATGAGGCATTTTTCACCTATATTCGTGTAGCGTTTTTTGGCGCGGCTTTTCTGTCTTTTCCTGTTGTGGCCATGCAGGCATGGATTTTTATAGCCCCCGGCCTTTACCGATCGGAAAAGCGCGCTTTTGCTCCGTTTTTAATTGCAACGCCTATTCTGTTTCTGGTTGGGGCATCGCTGGCTTATTACTTTATTTTCCCCATCGCATGGCGTTTCTTCCTGTCATTCCAAACAGCAGGCGCAGGACATGATGGCGTGCAGATTGAACTGCAAGCCAAGGTTTCCGAATATCTTTCTCTGGTCATGAAACTGATCATGGCTTTTGGCGTGGCGTTTGAACTGCCAGTGGTGCTTACGCTTCTGGCACGTGTGGGCATTGTTACGGCAGATATGCTCCGCCGGTTTCGTCGCTACGCCATTGTGGGCGCTTTTGTTATCGCCGCTATTCTGATGCCGCCAGATGTCATTACCCAGATCGGTCTGGCCGTGCCGTTGGTCTTACTTTACGAAATTTCCATTATCTGCGCGCGCTTGGTCGAACCGAAGTGGAAGGCCAGCCAAGCGGAAGATACATCCAACACCCAGCAGGAGGTTCCTTGA
- the tatB gene encoding Sec-independent protein translocase protein TatB, translating to MFDFAWSEIALIGAVALVVIGPKDLPVAIRGLAGAVKKARKLAGEFQSHVDEMVREADLTEVRDQVRDLKNLNVRNRIMKAIDSDGTLSSSFAPPPQIAEKHIPAGPRALDMPASSTQSTTNVSAYVPSTYEPAVTDEDIASAPPELPPNIVRRILKEQERLHPPAFLPPVRIMHGGRSVAPGERLGRVSGPSRSAWQQDVDIQPEPPKGAEPEQQIMDHQP from the coding sequence ATGTTTGATTTTGCCTGGTCTGAAATCGCGCTGATTGGCGCCGTGGCTCTGGTCGTCATCGGCCCGAAGGATTTGCCCGTGGCCATTCGTGGGCTGGCAGGGGCTGTGAAAAAGGCACGCAAACTGGCGGGGGAGTTTCAGTCTCACGTTGATGAAATGGTGCGTGAAGCTGATCTGACAGAAGTGCGCGATCAGGTTCGAGATCTCAAAAATCTCAATGTACGCAACCGGATCATGAAGGCCATTGATTCCGATGGCACGTTAAGCAGCTCCTTCGCCCCTCCACCACAAATTGCTGAAAAACATATTCCCGCAGGCCCTCGTGCATTGGATATGCCAGCTTCCAGCACACAAAGCACAACCAATGTTTCTGCTTATGTGCCCAGCACGTATGAGCCAGCCGTAACCGATGAAGATATTGCCAGTGCCCCTCCAGAATTGCCGCCCAATATTGTGCGCCGCATTTTGAAAGAGCAGGAACGCTTACACCCACCAGCATTTTTGCCACCAGTGCGCATCATGCACGGTGGGCGCAGTGTGGCGCCGGGTGAAAGATTGGGGCGCGTATCTGGCCCAAGCCGGTCGGCTTGGCAGCAGGATGTGGATATACAGCCAGAGCCGCCAAAAGGGGCTGAGCCAGAACAGCAGATAATGGATCATCAACCATGA